In Longimicrobiaceae bacterium, a single genomic region encodes these proteins:
- a CDS encoding EAL domain-containing protein: MTALPQPVLPLRPVPAHPGGPPDASLPEGEGLLHTLLASVAEGVVVCDPELRCRVWNRVMEEWTGIPEAEALGRTVAELFPQLRRFGIDQLLLRAMGGETVRSPDIPFRLRRTGKSGLAAGRYAPLLAPGGEVLGVLATIRDVTDRRRVEEENLRLAAFPRDIPNPVLECDAAGRIAYANPAAERAAGEAGVPVEGLLPHNSPQLARSALETGRGFRSVEVALRGRILAWTYHPHPALGVVHLFAEDVTGRRAVEEQLRHEALHDPLTGLPNRHLFLEHLARALLRAREHPEYPFAVLFLDLDRFKLINDSLGHHVGDRLLCVVAARLRGALRAEDTVARFGGDEFALLLADIAGPDVAVETAARIQAAISAPVNLDGYEVYTSASVGIALSSADYGRPEHLLRNADVAMYRAKAAGNGRYEMFDRAMHAHALLRLQQETELRHALDRGEMRLVYQPIVALATGRIEGFEALLRWVHPERGTVPAGDFVPLAEETGMILPIGRWVLEDACRRLREWQDAFPGRAPALSVNLSVRQFDQPDLAEQVEGALRASGADPAGLRLEITESVLAQSPDLAAATLMRFRALGIGVHMDDFGTGYSSLALLHHLPLDVLKIDRSFVRRIGGEGDALPVVRTIVALAGSLGLATVAEGVETPEQLRAVRELGCGSAQGYLFSRPVEADAARALLEAAPRW, from the coding sequence GTGACCGCGCTCCCGCAACCGGTGCTCCCGCTCCGCCCTGTGCCCGCCCACCCCGGCGGCCCCCCGGACGCGTCCCTCCCCGAAGGGGAAGGACTGCTCCACACCCTCCTCGCCAGCGTGGCCGAGGGGGTGGTGGTGTGCGACCCGGAGCTGCGGTGCCGGGTGTGGAACCGCGTGATGGAAGAATGGACGGGGATCCCGGAGGCGGAGGCGCTGGGCCGCACCGTGGCGGAGCTGTTCCCGCAGCTGCGGCGCTTCGGGATCGACCAGCTCCTCCTCCGCGCGATGGGGGGCGAGACGGTGCGCTCGCCCGACATCCCCTTCCGGCTCCGGCGCACGGGGAAGTCGGGGCTGGCGGCCGGGCGGTACGCGCCCCTGCTCGCCCCCGGGGGGGAGGTGCTGGGGGTGCTCGCCACCATCCGCGACGTCACCGACCGCCGGCGGGTGGAAGAGGAGAACCTCCGGCTCGCCGCCTTCCCGCGGGACATACCCAACCCGGTGCTGGAGTGCGACGCCGCCGGGCGCATCGCCTACGCCAACCCCGCCGCCGAGCGGGCCGCCGGGGAGGCCGGCGTTCCCGTGGAGGGGCTCCTCCCGCACAACAGCCCGCAGCTCGCCCGCTCCGCCCTGGAGACGGGGCGGGGCTTCCGGAGCGTGGAGGTGGCGCTGCGGGGGCGGATCCTCGCCTGGACCTACCACCCGCACCCCGCGCTGGGGGTGGTGCACCTCTTTGCCGAGGACGTCACCGGGAGGCGGGCCGTGGAGGAGCAGCTCCGCCACGAGGCGCTGCACGACCCGCTCACCGGGCTCCCCAACCGGCACCTGTTCCTGGAGCACCTGGCCCGCGCGCTCCTCCGCGCCCGGGAGCATCCGGAGTACCCGTTCGCGGTGCTCTTCCTGGACCTGGACCGCTTCAAGCTCATCAACGACTCGCTGGGCCACCACGTGGGCGACCGCCTCCTCTGCGTGGTGGCGGCCCGGCTGCGCGGCGCCCTCCGCGCCGAGGACACGGTGGCGCGCTTCGGCGGGGACGAGTTCGCCCTCCTCCTCGCGGACATCGCCGGGCCGGACGTGGCGGTGGAGACCGCGGCGCGGATCCAGGCCGCGATCTCCGCCCCGGTGAACCTGGACGGCTACGAGGTCTACACCTCCGCCAGCGTCGGCATCGCGCTCTCCTCCGCGGACTACGGGCGCCCCGAGCACCTGCTCCGCAACGCGGACGTGGCCATGTACCGCGCCAAGGCGGCGGGGAACGGGCGCTACGAGATGTTCGACCGGGCGATGCACGCGCACGCCCTCCTCCGGCTGCAGCAGGAGACGGAGCTGCGCCACGCGCTGGACCGCGGGGAGATGCGCCTGGTCTACCAGCCCATCGTGGCGCTGGCGACGGGGCGGATCGAGGGCTTCGAGGCGCTGCTGCGCTGGGTCCACCCGGAGCGGGGGACGGTACCCGCGGGGGACTTCGTCCCGCTGGCCGAGGAGACGGGGATGATCCTCCCCATCGGCCGCTGGGTGCTGGAGGACGCCTGCCGCCGGCTCCGCGAGTGGCAGGACGCCTTCCCCGGCCGCGCCCCCGCCCTGAGCGTCAACCTGTCGGTGCGGCAGTTCGACCAGCCGGACCTGGCCGAGCAGGTGGAGGGGGCGCTGCGCGCCTCCGGCGCCGACCCCGCCGGGCTGCGGCTGGAGATCACGGAAAGCGTGCTGGCGCAGAGCCCGGACCTCGCCGCGGCGACGCTGATGCGCTTCCGCGCCCTGGGGATCGGGGTGCACATGGACGACTTCGGGACGGGGTACTCCTCCCTGGCGCTCCTGCACCACCTCCCGCTGGACGTGCTCAAGATCGACCGCTCCTTCGTGCGGCGGATCGGCGGGGAGGGGGACGCGCTCCCGGTGGTGCGGACCATCGTGGCGCTCGCCGGGAGCCTGGGGCTGGCGACGGTCGCGGAGGGTGTGGAGACGCCGGAGCAGCTCCGGGCCGTCCGGGAGCTGGGGTGCGGCTCCGCGCAGGGATACCTCTTCTCCCGCCCGGTGGAAGCCGACGCGGCGCGCGCGCTGCTGGAGGCCGCGCCCCGCTGGTGA